One segment of Thermosulfurimonas sp. F29 DNA contains the following:
- the acsC gene encoding acetyl-CoA decarbonylase/synthase complex subunit gamma yields the protein MGLTGIQIMQKLPKTNCGDCGFPTCLAFAMKVAAGQAEIDKCPHVDPAVKEEIAEASAPPIRTVVLGSGEHQVKLGGETVLFRHEKRFENPTAIGVRIATDMSAEEVERRLEAFRRFRWERVGVELKADMVAVEDTGAGKEAFCGLVRKVREEVPEAVLVLMSGDREALSAACDICGEHRPLLYAATLDNFKEMGELAKEKKAALAVKGDSLGETARISEELVKMGLKDLVLDTGARSVRELYEDQVIVRRAAIKKRFKPFGFPTITFPYRYAENFMAEAILAAVLIPKYAGAMILSDFRGDVLFPLFVERMNIFTDPQKPLVVEEGIYPINGPDENSPVLVTCNFALTYFIVSGEVEGSRVPSWLLIKDTEGLSVLTAWAAGKFGADTIAEFVKKCGIADKVKHRKLVIPGYLASIKGELEDELPDWEIIIGPREASGLPAFLKEWKAA from the coding sequence ATGGGACTCACCGGCATCCAAATAATGCAGAAGTTACCCAAGACCAACTGCGGGGACTGCGGTTTTCCCACCTGTCTGGCCTTTGCCATGAAGGTGGCGGCGGGTCAGGCGGAGATCGACAAGTGTCCGCATGTGGACCCGGCGGTGAAGGAGGAGATCGCCGAGGCCTCCGCTCCGCCCATTCGCACGGTGGTTCTGGGAAGCGGGGAGCATCAGGTTAAGCTCGGCGGGGAGACCGTTCTCTTCCGGCACGAGAAGCGTTTTGAGAACCCCACGGCCATCGGGGTGCGTATCGCCACGGACATGAGCGCCGAGGAGGTCGAGCGGCGTCTTGAGGCCTTTCGCAGGTTCAGGTGGGAACGGGTAGGGGTGGAGCTCAAGGCCGACATGGTGGCGGTGGAGGACACTGGGGCTGGTAAAGAGGCCTTCTGTGGTCTGGTCAGGAAGGTGCGGGAGGAGGTACCCGAGGCGGTCCTGGTTCTCATGAGCGGGGATCGGGAGGCGCTTTCGGCGGCCTGTGATATCTGCGGGGAACACAGGCCGCTTCTTTACGCCGCCACCCTCGACAACTTCAAGGAGATGGGAGAACTGGCCAAGGAGAAGAAGGCGGCGCTGGCGGTAAAGGGTGACAGTCTCGGGGAGACGGCCCGCATCTCCGAGGAACTCGTCAAGATGGGGCTTAAGGACCTGGTGCTGGATACCGGGGCCCGGAGCGTGCGGGAGCTTTACGAGGACCAGGTCATTGTCCGCCGGGCGGCCATCAAGAAGCGCTTCAAGCCCTTCGGGTTTCCCACCATAACCTTCCCCTACCGGTATGCGGAGAACTTCATGGCCGAGGCCATTCTGGCTGCGGTGCTCATCCCCAAGTACGCCGGGGCCATGATCCTTTCCGACTTCCGGGGCGATGTACTCTTTCCGCTCTTCGTGGAGAGGATGAACATCTTTACCGATCCGCAGAAGCCCCTGGTGGTGGAGGAGGGGATCTATCCCATCAACGGACCGGACGAGAACTCTCCGGTGCTGGTGACCTGCAACTTCGCCCTCACCTACTTCATCGTTTCCGGAGAGGTGGAGGGCAGCCGGGTCCCCTCCTGGCTTCTAATCAAGGACACCGAGGGGCTTTCGGTGCTCACGGCCTGGGCCGCGGGTAAGTTCGGGGCGGACACCATTGCCGAGTTCGTCAAGAAGTGCGGTATAGCGGACAAGGTCAAGCACCGGAAGCTGGTGATACCCGGCTATCTCGCTTCTATCAAGGGTGAGCTTGAGGACGAGCTTCCTGACTGGGAGATCATCATCGGGCCGCGGGAGGCCAGCGGACTTCCGGCCTTCCTGAAAGAGTGGAAGGCGGCCTAG
- a CDS encoding hydrogenase iron-sulfur subunit yields the protein MGFEPRILSFLCNWCCYAAADSAGVARFSYPPNNRVIRIMCTGRMDPRFVVEAFYVGSDGVFVGGUHLGECHYQSGNYEALIMAETVRRILEAVGILPDRFYIDWASAAEGPRFVRLLTDFTEKVRGLGPLGEREGLSRDRLRFRLEAARKLCQNMQFRAQYGNLAKEIKKLGDYSAENIAALVEKKLVPQIRKRIFEAEVKELLAQGPKSLDALAEATGASEEELTGILKALEKGKK from the coding sequence ATGGGATTTGAGCCGAGGATACTCAGTTTTCTCTGCAACTGGTGTTGTTATGCGGCGGCGGATTCCGCCGGAGTGGCCCGGTTCAGTTATCCGCCCAACAACCGGGTCATCCGCATCATGTGCACCGGCCGTATGGATCCCCGTTTCGTGGTAGAGGCCTTCTATGTAGGGTCCGACGGGGTCTTCGTGGGCGGGTGACACCTCGGGGAATGCCATTACCAGTCTGGTAATTACGAAGCCCTGATTATGGCCGAAACGGTAAGGAGGATCCTCGAGGCGGTGGGGATCCTTCCCGATAGGTTTTATATCGACTGGGCCTCGGCGGCGGAGGGGCCCAGGTTCGTGAGGTTGCTTACGGACTTTACGGAGAAAGTTCGGGGGCTCGGCCCTCTAGGGGAGCGGGAGGGGCTTTCCAGGGACAGGCTGCGTTTCCGTCTTGAAGCGGCGCGCAAACTCTGTCAGAATATGCAATTCCGGGCCCAGTACGGCAATCTGGCCAAGGAGATCAAGAAATTAGGGGACTACAGTGCCGAGAACATAGCGGCCCTAGTGGAGAAGAAGCTCGTGCCCCAGATCAGGAAGAGGATATTTGAGGCCGAGGTAAAGGAACTTCTGGCCCAGGGACCGAAGAGTCTCGATGCTCTTGCGGAGGCCACCGGGGCCTCTGAGGAGGAGTTGACCGGAATACTCAAGGCCTTGGAGAAGGGGAAAAAATGA
- a CDS encoding dihydropteroate synthase translates to MSQQVVCIAESINIMSKRIGPAMKERNPEPIQQMAREEAERGADYLDLNIGPAKKDGPELATWIVRVVEEVTDVPVSLDTTNPEAMAAGLKASKNPSRCLMNSISAQPERMEKLIPVAAELGCDVVALLWGPEGMPRDANERAALAVDLIMKLNEAGIPNEKIWVDPIATPITLGADQILAGLEFLSMLQDIAPGAKSTVGLSNVSNGVAPHLRPYLDRVYLMMLMKYNIHSAILNVYDQELVEIAKGKHPDWVKLVHDMMDGDEPDPKSLSPKELEIYKTARVLLGKTIFSESWLEL, encoded by the coding sequence ATGAGTCAGCAGGTGGTCTGTATTGCCGAAAGCATCAATATTATGTCCAAGCGGATCGGACCGGCGATGAAGGAGAGGAATCCCGAGCCCATTCAGCAGATGGCCCGGGAGGAGGCCGAAAGGGGGGCGGATTACCTCGATCTTAACATCGGGCCGGCCAAGAAGGATGGTCCGGAGCTTGCCACCTGGATCGTCAGGGTGGTGGAGGAGGTCACCGATGTGCCCGTATCTCTGGATACCACCAATCCCGAGGCCATGGCCGCGGGGCTCAAGGCCTCGAAGAATCCCTCCCGCTGTCTCATGAACTCCATTTCGGCGCAGCCCGAGCGGATGGAGAAACTCATCCCGGTGGCGGCGGAACTGGGTTGCGATGTGGTGGCGCTCCTGTGGGGGCCGGAGGGGATGCCGCGGGACGCCAACGAACGGGCGGCGCTCGCGGTGGATCTCATCATGAAGCTGAACGAGGCCGGAATTCCCAACGAGAAGATCTGGGTGGATCCCATCGCCACTCCCATCACCCTGGGGGCGGATCAGATTCTGGCCGGGCTTGAGTTTCTCTCCATGCTTCAGGACATCGCCCCCGGCGCCAAGAGCACCGTGGGGCTTTCCAATGTCTCCAACGGCGTGGCTCCTCATCTTCGGCCCTACCTGGATCGGGTCTATCTCATGATGCTCATGAAGTACAACATCCATTCCGCAATTCTCAATGTCTACGATCAAGAGCTGGTGGAGATCGCCAAGGGAAAGCACCCCGACTGGGTCAAGCTGGTGCACGACATGATGGACGGTGACGAGCCGGATCCTAAGAGTCTCTCCCCGAAGGAGCTGGAGATCTACAA
- a CDS encoding 4Fe-4S dicluster domain-containing protein: protein MMRMELARDWLPEVEGLPETYAQCFRCGACSGICPVKKIRRDFDPRVIVHATVLGLREKLFGTPILWHCSQCESCVPVCPMEVKPAEVIRALRGYALRTGLADEETLFEAGRLARVQPGKCVACLTCVRVCPFGAPSIREEGYAVIDPAKCHACGICVRECPARAIELKPAAEFETMKVGVGIS, encoded by the coding sequence ATGATGAGAATGGAGCTTGCGAGAGACTGGCTTCCGGAGGTGGAGGGGCTGCCGGAGACCTATGCCCAGTGTTTCCGGTGCGGGGCCTGTTCGGGAATCTGTCCGGTAAAGAAGATACGGAGAGACTTTGATCCCCGAGTGATCGTGCATGCCACCGTTCTGGGGTTGCGGGAAAAGCTCTTCGGCACGCCGATCCTCTGGCACTGTTCGCAGTGCGAAAGCTGCGTGCCGGTGTGTCCCATGGAGGTGAAACCCGCGGAGGTCATCAGGGCCCTGCGGGGATACGCCTTACGGACGGGGCTTGCCGACGAGGAGACGCTCTTTGAGGCCGGGCGGCTGGCCCGGGTACAGCCCGGAAAGTGCGTGGCGTGTCTCACCTGCGTGCGGGTCTGTCCCTTCGGGGCGCCGAGCATCCGGGAGGAGGGGTACGCGGTGATTGATCCGGCCAAGTGCCACGCCTGCGGGATCTGCGTGCGGGAGTGCCCGGCCCGGGCCATCGAGCTTAAGCCCGCGGCAGAATTCGAGACCATGAAGGTGGGGGTGGGGATCTCATGA
- the acsB gene encoding acetyl-CoA decarbonylase/synthase complex subunit alpha/beta encodes MSKIIATKAIRGAHKIVERAQEKYEEAVKKFGKDQEVSFPNTAYYLPIIYAMLGYPVKKLGDCGEVLEEARRLLPPVPDEKLWTPYLGPALDAGMATFFAEEVIEAIRYLEEPNFYTKTEEPVNGNIWLGAADDVIFRKRGVEFVDGTAPGFAAILGAPPDRETAVRIAQELQEKNLYVFMHHHTDGRYMPEMLKEAGVQLGWPTRLIPFGPDYTSVVFAIGFACRVAMAFGGIKPGDYMGNLLYNKDRTFAFAITFGPISDEWYANGAGAINWGFPVISDWDEPEIKPYGICTYEHVVSRVPHEEIVDRAIEVRGLKVTTVKLDIPVAYAPAFEGERVRKDDLYLECGGGRTPAVELLLSKPLEEVEDGRIEVIGPEINEVEKLGLQGPPYRLPFAVVVEVAGANMQEDFEAILERQFHHLINYAQGIMHVGQRNIMWLRISKAAVEKGFLFRHIGEILYAKMRQEFGAIVDKCQVTIYTEEDKVKKILELAKEVYAKRDARIAGMTDESVDVYYSCTLCQSFAPSHVCVITPERIGMCGAYNWLDGKACYELNPAGPNQPIEKGELLDERLGQFSGINEFVKKASRGKVERVSLYSILVDPMTACGCFECIAAVLPSVSGIMIVNRDYLGMTPTGMKFSTMAGMVGGGQVTPGFMGVSKHYITSRKFLLAEGGLKRVVWMPKMLKEELRDKLKARAEELGIPDLIDKIADETVATTEQEVKEWIEKVKHPVLEMEPLM; translated from the coding sequence ATGTCCAAGATCATCGCCACCAAGGCCATTCGCGGGGCCCACAAGATCGTGGAGCGGGCCCAGGAGAAATACGAGGAGGCGGTGAAGAAGTTCGGAAAGGACCAGGAGGTGTCCTTTCCGAACACCGCCTATTACCTTCCCATAATCTACGCCATGCTGGGGTATCCGGTGAAGAAGCTGGGGGATTGCGGGGAGGTGCTGGAGGAGGCGCGTCGGCTTCTTCCGCCCGTCCCGGACGAGAAGCTCTGGACCCCTTATCTGGGGCCGGCCCTGGACGCCGGCATGGCCACCTTTTTCGCCGAGGAGGTCATCGAGGCCATCCGGTACCTCGAGGAGCCGAACTTTTACACCAAGACCGAGGAGCCGGTGAACGGGAACATCTGGCTGGGGGCGGCGGACGATGTGATCTTCCGGAAGCGCGGGGTGGAGTTCGTGGACGGCACGGCCCCGGGGTTTGCGGCCATCCTGGGAGCCCCGCCGGACAGGGAAACGGCGGTGAGGATTGCCCAGGAGCTTCAGGAAAAGAACCTCTATGTGTTCATGCACCATCACACCGACGGGCGCTACATGCCCGAAATGCTGAAGGAGGCCGGAGTGCAGCTTGGCTGGCCCACCCGTCTCATCCCCTTCGGTCCGGATTACACCTCGGTGGTCTTCGCCATCGGGTTCGCCTGCCGGGTGGCCATGGCCTTCGGGGGAATCAAGCCCGGTGACTACATGGGTAACCTCCTTTACAACAAGGATCGGACCTTCGCCTTCGCCATCACCTTCGGCCCCATTTCGGATGAGTGGTACGCCAACGGTGCCGGGGCCATCAACTGGGGCTTCCCGGTGATCTCCGACTGGGACGAGCCGGAGATAAAGCCCTACGGCATCTGCACTTACGAACATGTGGTCTCCAGGGTGCCGCACGAGGAGATCGTGGATCGGGCCATCGAGGTGCGGGGGCTCAAGGTCACCACGGTAAAGCTGGACATTCCGGTGGCCTACGCCCCGGCCTTCGAGGGAGAGCGGGTGCGCAAGGACGATCTCTATCTGGAGTGCGGTGGTGGACGGACCCCGGCGGTGGAGCTGCTGCTCTCGAAGCCCCTCGAGGAGGTGGAGGACGGGAGAATCGAGGTCATCGGTCCGGAGATAAACGAGGTGGAAAAGCTCGGTCTCCAGGGTCCGCCCTATCGGTTGCCCTTCGCGGTGGTGGTGGAGGTGGCCGGTGCCAACATGCAGGAGGACTTCGAGGCCATTCTGGAGCGCCAGTTCCACCACCTCATCAACTACGCCCAGGGCATCATGCATGTGGGGCAGCGGAACATCATGTGGCTCCGGATCAGCAAGGCCGCGGTGGAGAAGGGCTTCCTCTTCAGGCACATCGGTGAGATCCTCTACGCCAAGATGCGTCAGGAGTTCGGGGCCATCGTGGACAAGTGTCAGGTGACCATCTACACCGAGGAGGACAAGGTCAAAAAGATCCTCGAGCTGGCCAAGGAGGTGTACGCCAAGCGGGATGCCCGGATCGCCGGAATGACCGACGAGAGCGTGGATGTCTACTATTCCTGCACCCTGTGTCAGAGTTTCGCCCCGAGCCATGTGTGCGTGATCACCCCGGAGCGGATCGGGATGTGCGGAGCTTACAACTGGCTGGACGGTAAGGCCTGCTACGAGCTCAATCCCGCGGGCCCCAATCAGCCCATCGAGAAGGGGGAGCTTCTCGACGAACGCCTGGGACAGTTCTCCGGCATCAACGAGTTCGTCAAGAAGGCCAGCCGGGGCAAGGTGGAGCGGGTGAGTCTCTACAGCATCCTGGTGGACCCCATGACGGCCTGCGGATGTTTCGAGTGTATCGCCGCGGTGTTGCCTTCGGTTAGCGGGATCATGATCGTTAACCGCGATTATCTGGGGATGACTCCCACGGGCATGAAGTTTTCCACCATGGCCGGCATGGTGGGAGGAGGGCAGGTTACTCCCGGTTTCATGGGGGTGTCTAAGCATTACATTACCTCCCGGAAGTTCCTCCTGGCCGAAGGCGGTCTCAAGCGGGTGGTGTGGATGCCCAAGATGCTCAAGGAGGAGCTCAGGGACAAGCTCAAGGCCCGGGCCGAGGAACTGGGCATCCCGGATCTCATCGACAAGATCGCCGACGAGACGGTGGCCACCACCGAGCAGGAAGTCAAGGAGTGGATTGAAAAGGTCAAGCATCCGGTGCTTGAGATGGAACCTCTGATGTAA
- a CDS encoding hydrogenase iron-sulfur subunit, with protein MTVTIGVLCCHYTNQAGEEDFQGLPGTVIVRRYPCSGHIEVADILRTFEEGAEAVLVAGCEKDRCHNLSGSLRAEKKALSARKIIEEIGLEPERVRFAFLPRLDTGPFMEEVKRTFETALNMKSKS; from the coding sequence ATGACCGTAACCATAGGGGTGCTTTGCTGCCACTACACCAACCAGGCCGGTGAGGAGGACTTTCAGGGCCTTCCGGGCACGGTGATCGTGCGGCGTTATCCCTGCTCCGGTCACATCGAGGTGGCGGACATCCTCCGCACCTTCGAGGAGGGGGCGGAGGCGGTGCTGGTGGCCGGCTGCGAAAAGGACAGGTGCCATAATCTCTCGGGAAGTCTCCGGGCCGAGAAGAAGGCGCTTTCGGCCCGGAAGATCATCGAGGAGATCGGTCTTGAACCGGAGCGGGTGCGCTTTGCCTTTCTCCCGCGCCTGGATACTGGGCCCTTCATGGAGGAGGTTAAGAGAACCTTCGAAACAGCTTTAAATATGAAGTCTAAGTCTTGA
- a CDS encoding acetyl-CoA decarbonylase/synthase complex subunit delta yields the protein MEPRSHLARVLSEGHFAVTAEIGPPKSADAEVVRRKARLLKGYVDAANITDCQTAIVRMSSIASAVLVMAEGVEPVVQMTCRDRNRIGIQADLLGAAALGVRNLLCITGDHQKFGNHPEAKGVFDLDSIQLVAMVRRMRDEGKFLCGEELTGARPEFFLGAVENPFADPFEFRVRRLEKKVRAGAEFIQTQIIYNVERFRKFMEMARDLGLTEKVYILAGITPPKSFGMARYMKYFVPGLDVPDEILRRMKEARDKREEGINIAVEIIQQVREIPGVAGVHIMAIEWEEAVPEIVKRAGLHPRPLEAEVRPPFVVEVERPVERVEVAAPPAEEVPEEAPPRVEIPVEALKEVFSTVRSSMEALREGFNMLHDSLARLERALLGGEVVPPAEIPEAPRVEVRVEEKPPVEEKKPVAEEKPPVAEKPPVEEKPPVEEAKPPVEEARPEVKEEKPEPEEKVEARVEEKPEEKPEEVQPEEKPAPAVPAEGVEIGAFSGEYRPLSERAAGLPEDLYKEPGTAFIREVEVGKGEKAFKVGGTNVLPFHLFEGEMRHEPRIAMEVLDVKPENWPESLTRYFADVLDDPAAWARKCVETYGAEAVCVYLMGTDPNYLNLDAGHAREVVEKVAGAVDVPIIVWGSGHAEKDVEVLREVAEVLGDRGAVIGPVEEANHRTIGATAMGYGLPVIASSPIDVNLAKQLNILLENVGVALDKILMDPSIGALGYGLEYTYSVMERIRLAALYAQDEKLQVPFVCNVGREVWKTKEVGLPSDDLLGDQEVRGVLMEAITSVALALAGGDLFIMRHPKAIELTKTIIKGLMQQN from the coding sequence GTGGAGCCTAGAAGTCATCTCGCTAGGGTCCTTTCCGAGGGACACTTTGCGGTGACCGCGGAGATCGGGCCTCCCAAGAGCGCCGACGCCGAGGTGGTGCGGCGCAAGGCCCGGTTGCTCAAGGGGTATGTGGATGCGGCCAACATTACCGACTGTCAGACCGCCATCGTCCGCATGTCCTCCATAGCCTCGGCGGTGCTGGTTATGGCCGAGGGGGTGGAGCCGGTGGTTCAGATGACCTGTCGGGATCGAAACCGGATCGGCATCCAGGCCGACCTCCTGGGAGCGGCGGCTCTGGGGGTGAGGAACCTCCTGTGCATCACCGGCGACCACCAGAAGTTCGGCAACCATCCCGAGGCCAAGGGGGTGTTCGACCTGGATTCCATCCAGCTGGTGGCCATGGTCCGGAGGATGCGGGACGAGGGGAAGTTTCTGTGCGGGGAGGAGCTGACCGGAGCCAGGCCGGAGTTCTTCCTGGGAGCGGTGGAAAATCCCTTCGCCGATCCCTTTGAGTTCCGGGTCCGGCGTCTGGAAAAGAAGGTCCGGGCCGGGGCGGAGTTCATTCAGACCCAGATCATCTACAATGTGGAGCGGTTTCGTAAGTTCATGGAGATGGCCCGGGATCTCGGGCTCACGGAAAAGGTGTACATCCTGGCCGGAATAACCCCGCCCAAGTCCTTCGGAATGGCCCGCTACATGAAGTACTTCGTGCCCGGTCTTGATGTTCCGGACGAAATTCTCCGCCGCATGAAGGAGGCCAGGGACAAGCGCGAGGAGGGTATCAACATCGCGGTGGAGATCATTCAGCAGGTGCGGGAGATCCCGGGGGTGGCCGGGGTGCACATCATGGCCATCGAGTGGGAGGAGGCCGTGCCCGAGATCGTGAAGCGGGCCGGGCTTCATCCCCGTCCGCTCGAGGCCGAGGTGCGTCCGCCCTTCGTGGTGGAGGTGGAGCGGCCAGTGGAGAGGGTGGAGGTGGCGGCTCCGCCGGCCGAGGAGGTGCCGGAGGAGGCCCCGCCCAGGGTGGAGATTCCCGTGGAGGCCCTCAAGGAGGTCTTTTCCACGGTGCGCTCGAGCATGGAGGCCCTGCGCGAGGGCTTCAATATGCTCCACGACAGTCTGGCGCGTCTCGAGCGGGCCCTTCTCGGGGGTGAGGTGGTGCCCCCGGCGGAGATCCCGGAGGCGCCGCGGGTTGAGGTCCGGGTGGAAGAGAAGCCTCCGGTGGAGGAAAAGAAGCCGGTAGCGGAAGAGAAGCCTCCGGTGGCGGAAAAACCCCCGGTGGAGGAGAAGCCTCCGGTTGAGGAAGCCAAACCTCCGGTGGAAGAGGCCAGGCCCGAAGTCAAAGAAGAGAAACCCGAACCCGAAGAAAAGGTCGAAGCTCGGGTGGAAGAGAAGCCCGAGGAAAAACCGGAGGAGGTCCAACCGGAAGAGAAGCCTGCGCCGGCGGTCCCGGCCGAGGGGGTGGAGATCGGGGCCTTTTCCGGAGAGTATCGTCCCCTTTCCGAGCGGGCGGCGGGGCTCCCGGAGGACCTTTACAAGGAGCCCGGTACGGCTTTTATCCGCGAGGTGGAGGTCGGAAAGGGGGAGAAGGCCTTCAAAGTGGGCGGTACGAATGTTCTGCCCTTCCATCTTTTTGAGGGCGAGATGCGGCACGAGCCGCGGATTGCCATGGAGGTTCTGGATGTAAAGCCCGAGAACTGGCCGGAAAGCCTCACCAGGTACTTTGCGGATGTCCTGGACGATCCCGCGGCCTGGGCCCGAAAGTGCGTGGAGACCTACGGAGCCGAGGCCGTGTGCGTATACCTCATGGGGACGGATCCCAACTATCTCAATCTGGACGCCGGGCACGCCCGGGAGGTGGTGGAGAAGGTCGCCGGGGCGGTGGATGTGCCCATCATCGTCTGGGGATCCGGACACGCGGAAAAGGATGTGGAGGTGCTGCGGGAGGTGGCCGAAGTCCTGGGGGATAGGGGGGCGGTGATCGGGCCGGTGGAGGAGGCCAATCACCGGACCATCGGGGCTACGGCCATGGGATACGGGTTGCCGGTGATCGCCTCCAGTCCCATCGATGTGAATCTCGCCAAGCAGCTGAACATCCTGCTCGAGAATGTGGGGGTGGCCCTGGACAAGATTCTCATGGATCCCTCCATCGGGGCCCTGGGATACGGTCTGGAGTACACCTACTCGGTGATGGAGAGGATAAGGCTCGCCGCCCTTTACGCGCAGGACGAAAAGCTCCAGGTCCCCTTCGTCTGCAATGTGGGTCGCGAGGTGTGGAAGACCAAGGAGGTGGGCCTTCCCTCGGACGACCTGCTCGGGGACCAGGAGGTGCGCGGAGTCCTAATGGAGGCCATCACCTCGGTGGCCCTGGCCCTGGCCGGAGGAGATCTTTTCATCATGCGGCATCCCAAAGCCATTGAGCTAACAAAAACGATAATAAAGGGACTTATGCAACAAAATTAA
- a CDS encoding methylenetetrahydrofolate reductase C-terminal domain-containing protein has translation MIIAERRPIPKVLKAIEPYEKVLVLGCRGCVAVCSAGGDREVETMAAALRLARKLAGRPLETGEATLIRQCDPEYLAPLKEMAGDYEAVVSMACGVGVNLIADLFPEIRVYPGVDTSFYGANPALGEWQEKCRGCGDCILDVTGGLCPIARCAKNLLNGPCGGSQGGRCEIRPEVPCVWHQIYERLSARGELDRLMEFFPAKDWRPAGHGGPRERIREDLKVG, from the coding sequence ATGATAATTGCAGAGAGAAGACCGATTCCTAAAGTCCTCAAGGCCATAGAGCCTTACGAAAAGGTCCTGGTTCTGGGATGTCGGGGGTGTGTGGCGGTGTGTTCGGCGGGGGGCGACCGTGAGGTGGAGACCATGGCCGCGGCCCTGCGCCTGGCGCGCAAACTTGCGGGAAGGCCCCTTGAGACCGGGGAGGCCACCCTTATTCGCCAGTGCGATCCGGAGTACCTGGCTCCTCTTAAGGAGATGGCCGGGGACTACGAGGCGGTGGTGTCCATGGCCTGCGGGGTGGGGGTGAACCTCATTGCGGACCTCTTTCCCGAGATCCGGGTTTACCCTGGGGTGGACACCAGCTTTTACGGGGCCAATCCGGCCCTGGGGGAATGGCAGGAAAAGTGCCGGGGTTGCGGGGACTGCATCCTGGATGTGACCGGCGGGCTCTGTCCCATCGCGCGGTGTGCGAAGAATCTCCTTAACGGACCCTGCGGGGGGTCCCAGGGAGGGCGTTGCGAGATTCGTCCGGAGGTGCCCTGCGTGTGGCACCAGATTTACGAGCGACTTTCCGCCCGGGGGGAGCTGGATCGGCTCATGGAGTTTTTCCCGGCCAAGGACTGGCGTCCGGCCGGACACGGTGGCCCCCGGGAAAGAATAAGGGAAGACCTTAAGGTGGGATAA